The following proteins are encoded in a genomic region of Arcobacter cloacae:
- a CDS encoding succinyldiaminopimelate transaminase, producing the protein MNFEKYPFEKLNELLAGIVPNEKYELSALTIGEPKFETPQFIQDKLKQTSSSLRKYPSTIGEPFLRESMINFVQNRFNITLSLNQIVPTFGTREVLFNFPQFALYNKQNPVMAFTNPFYQIYEGAAIASRAEVIHIDLIKENNFKAYLSDEDLKRCDLVILNFPNNPTSASMGVEELGEWVKKALEFDFILVNDECYSEIYFDETKKPASLLEASILVGNSDFKNVLVMNSISKRSSAPGLRSGFIAGDAAILKDYLQYRTYVGCASPIPLQEAAAVAWNDQNHVAEFRKIYKKNFEIAKEILGIETPEATFYIWLEVEDELEFTKKLYKEKNIKVLPGSFLGRNGLGKNYIRIALVENEEKTREVLTRLKDFING; encoded by the coding sequence ATGAATTTTGAAAAATATCCATTTGAAAAATTAAATGAATTATTAGCAGGAATAGTTCCAAATGAAAAATATGAGTTATCAGCTTTAACAATAGGTGAGCCAAAATTTGAAACACCTCAGTTTATTCAAGATAAATTAAAACAGACTAGTTCAAGTTTACGAAAATATCCATCAACAATAGGTGAACCTTTTTTAAGAGAATCTATGATTAATTTTGTTCAAAATAGATTTAATATAACTTTATCATTAAATCAAATTGTTCCAACATTTGGAACAAGAGAAGTTTTATTTAATTTTCCTCAATTTGCTTTGTACAATAAACAAAATCCAGTTATGGCGTTTACAAATCCTTTTTATCAAATTTATGAAGGTGCAGCAATTGCTAGTCGTGCTGAGGTAATTCATATAGATTTAATAAAAGAGAATAATTTTAAAGCATATCTTAGTGATGAAGATTTAAAAAGATGTGATTTAGTGATTTTAAATTTTCCAAATAATCCAACATCTGCTTCTATGGGAGTTGAAGAGTTGGGAGAATGGGTTAAAAAAGCATTAGAATTTGATTTTATTCTTGTAAATGATGAGTGTTATTCAGAGATTTATTTTGATGAAACTAAAAAACCAGCTTCACTTCTTGAGGCTTCAATTTTAGTTGGAAATAGTGATTTTAAAAATGTTTTAGTGATGAATTCTATTTCAAAAAGAAGTAGCGCTCCTGGTTTAAGAAGTGGTTTTATTGCAGGTGATGCGGCTATTTTAAAAGATTATTTACAATATAGAACTTATGTTGGATGTGCAAGTCCTATTCCACTTCAAGAAGCAGCTGCTGTTGCTTGGAATGACCAAAATCATGTTGCTGAATTTAGAAAAATATATAAAAAGAATTTTGAAATAGCTAAGGAGATTTTAGGAATAGAAACTCCTGAAGCTACTTTTTATATTTGGTTAGAAGTTGAGGATGAATTAGAGTTTACAAAAAAATTATATAAAGAAAAAAATATTAAAGTACTTCCAGGAAGTTTCTTAGGAAGAAATGGTTTAGGAAAAAATTATATCAGAATAGCACTTGTTGAAAATGAAGAGAAAACAAGGGAAGTTCTTACAAGATTAAAGGATTTTATAAATGGATAA
- a CDS encoding outer membrane protein OmpK, whose protein sequence is MGNIIFKLLVIFGFFTINVFAKDISNINNSQWANLHLYKGVNQRGGPFAFDDTYVEFEFGGRYEWLDLYGYVDFIDALNSKSSDKHGGNNFFVDIEPRVSIDYLLNKDLSYGALKELFFAFDIYYADEPNGKGLKVIWMGLGSDIDIPWLGVSGVNFYTRFIEENYGASNENSFDGYVAHINWFKPIYNFSENRFLSFQGYLDYEFGSNLKANDFEKKYRTSDSLQSYLGFWLHDKKWALGYGLKAYKDMTQWKDGEVLNNRKTDTTGLAHYFNVAYKF, encoded by the coding sequence ATGGGGAATATAATTTTTAAATTATTAGTTATTTTTGGTTTTTTTACAATAAATGTTTTTGCAAAAGATATTAGTAATATAAACAATTCACAATGGGCAAATTTGCATCTTTATAAAGGAGTAAATCAAAGAGGTGGACCATTCGCTTTTGATGATACTTATGTAGAGTTTGAATTTGGAGGAAGATATGAGTGGCTTGACTTATATGGTTATGTTGATTTTATTGATGCTTTAAATAGCAAAAGTAGTGATAAACATGGAGGGAATAATTTTTTTGTTGATATAGAACCTAGAGTTTCTATTGATTATTTACTCAATAAAGATTTATCTTATGGAGCATTAAAAGAGTTGTTTTTTGCCTTTGATATCTATTATGCGGATGAACCAAATGGAAAAGGTTTAAAAGTTATATGGATGGGATTAGGAAGTGATATTGACATTCCTTGGTTAGGAGTTAGTGGAGTAAATTTTTACACAAGATTTATAGAGGAAAATTATGGTGCAAGTAATGAAAATAGTTTTGATGGTTATGTTGCTCATATAAACTGGTTTAAACCAATTTATAATTTTTCAGAAAATAGATTTTTGTCTTTTCAAGGATATTTAGATTATGAGTTTGGTAGTAATTTAAAGGCTAATGATTTTGAAAAGAAATATAGAACAAGTGATTCTTTACAGTCATATTTAGGTTTTTGGTTACATGACAAAAAATGGGCTTTAGGATATGGTTTAAAAGCGTATAAAGATATGACGCAGTGGAAAGATGGTGAAGTTTTAAATAATAGAAAAACAGATACTACAGGTCTTGCACATTATTTTAATGTGGCTTATAAATTTTAA
- a CDS encoding class II 3-deoxy-7-phosphoheptulonate synthase encodes MNNWTPNSWRDFPIKQQPTYNDLEKLAKVESELASYPPLIFAGEALNLKKQLADVVNGKAFLLQGGDCAESFASFNAQNIKDLFKVMMQMAVVLTFSGGCPVVKVGRVAGQFAKPRSDDFENKDGISLPSYRGDIINDIDFNEKSRNPKAKKLLKAYNQSAATMNLLRAFSRGGMADLNQVHLWNLDFVKDNYLGAKYEELANKISESLTFMKACGITSENTPQLNQTTLFTSHEALLLNYEQALTRRDSITGDWFNCAAHMLWIGDRTRDLKEAHVEYFRGINNPIGCKVGPSMKEDELIELIDALNPNNEAGRLNLIVRMGANKVGDFFPKLLQRVKAEGKNVLWSSDPMHGNTIKADNGYKTRDFEAILSEVKQFFEIHRAEGTYAGGIHLEMTGQNVTECTGSASSAVTQESLSSRYHTQCDPRLNADQALELSFMIADTLKEARKNLI; translated from the coding sequence ATGAATAATTGGACTCCAAATAGCTGGAGAGATTTCCCTATAAAACAGCAACCAACATATAATGATTTAGAAAAATTAGCAAAAGTTGAATCTGAACTAGCTTCTTATCCTCCATTGATTTTTGCAGGTGAAGCTTTAAATTTAAAAAAACAATTAGCAGATGTGGTAAATGGAAAAGCATTTTTACTTCAAGGTGGAGATTGTGCTGAATCATTTGCTTCATTTAATGCACAAAATATAAAAGATTTATTTAAAGTTATGATGCAAATGGCAGTTGTTTTAACTTTCTCAGGTGGTTGTCCTGTTGTAAAAGTTGGACGAGTTGCAGGTCAATTTGCAAAACCAAGAAGTGATGATTTTGAGAATAAAGATGGAATATCTCTGCCTTCATATAGAGGGGATATTATAAATGATATAGATTTTAATGAAAAATCAAGAAACCCAAAAGCTAAAAAATTATTAAAAGCATATAATCAAAGTGCTGCAACAATGAACCTTTTAAGAGCTTTTTCAAGAGGTGGAATGGCTGATTTAAATCAAGTACATTTATGGAATTTAGATTTTGTTAAAGATAACTATTTAGGTGCAAAATATGAAGAGCTTGCAAATAAAATAAGTGAAAGTTTAACATTTATGAAAGCTTGTGGAATTACAAGTGAAAATACACCACAACTAAATCAAACAACACTATTTACTTCTCATGAAGCATTGTTGTTAAACTATGAACAAGCACTTACAAGACGAGATTCAATAACAGGTGATTGGTTTAACTGTGCTGCTCATATGTTATGGATTGGTGATAGAACAAGAGATTTAAAAGAGGCTCATGTTGAATATTTTAGAGGGATAAATAATCCAATTGGTTGTAAAGTTGGTCCTTCTATGAAAGAGGATGAATTAATAGAATTAATTGATGCACTAAATCCAAATAATGAAGCAGGAAGATTAAATCTTATTGTTAGAATGGGTGCAAATAAAGTAGGTGATTTCTTTCCAAAACTTTTACAAAGAGTAAAAGCAGAAGGTAAAAATGTACTTTGGTCAAGTGATCCAATGCATGGAAATACAATAAAAGCTGATAACGGATACAAAACTAGAGATTTTGAAGCAATTTTAAGTGAAGTAAAACAATTCTTTGAAATTCATAGAGCTGAAGGAACATATGCAGGTGGAATTCATCTTGAAATGACAGGTCAAAATGTAACTGAATGTACAGGAAGTGCATCTTCAGCTGTTACGCAAGAGAGTTTATCAAGTAGATATCACACTCAATGTGACCCAAGATTAAATGCAGACCAAGCTTTAGAATTATCATTTATGATAGCAGATACTTTAAAAGAGGCAAGAAAAAATCTAATATAA
- the serB gene encoding phosphoserine phosphatase SerB produces MKLAVFDFDSTLMDGETIDFLAEELGIGDEVKKITEEAMSGRLDFFESLTTRVALLKGMDYQKVVDICSNLPLMPGAIELVPQLQKMGYKVVCFSGGFRLGTTPAREKLGLDADFSNVLHEKDGKLTGLIGGDMMFGYSKGDMLQRIQSLMGITRAETLVCGDGANDLSMFAHADIRVAFCAREVLKKEANVIIDEKDLTKILDYVKA; encoded by the coding sequence ATGAAATTAGCTGTTTTTGATTTCGATTCAACTTTAATGGATGGGGAAACTATAGATTTTTTAGCTGAAGAGCTAGGTATTGGTGATGAAGTTAAGAAAATTACAGAAGAAGCAATGAGTGGAAGATTAGATTTTTTTGAATCATTAACTACAAGAGTTGCACTTTTAAAAGGGATGGATTATCAAAAAGTTGTTGATATTTGTTCAAATCTTCCTTTAATGCCAGGAGCTATAGAACTTGTTCCACAATTACAAAAAATGGGTTATAAAGTAGTTTGTTTTTCAGGTGGATTTAGATTAGGTACAACTCCAGCACGTGAGAAATTAGGACTTGATGCTGATTTTTCAAATGTTTTACATGAAAAAGATGGAAAGTTAACGGGGCTTATTGGTGGAGATATGATGTTTGGATATTCAAAAGGTGATATGCTTCAAAGAATTCAAAGCTTAATGGGTATTACAAGAGCTGAAACTTTAGTTTGTGGAGATGGGGCAAATGATTTATCTATGTTTGCACATGCTGATATAAGAGTTGCTTTTTGCGCAAGAGAAGTTTTGAAAAAAGAGGCAAATGTGATAATTGATGAAAAAGATTTAACAAAAATTTTAGATTATGTAAAGGCTTAG
- a CDS encoding arsenate reductase family protein, with translation MITVYGIKTCGSVRNALKFFKDNNIEVEFFDFKKETPSAEKIKDWTTKTDINILFNNKGTKYKTLNLKELNLDANAKYEWLCKEPLLFKRPVIEFNDKLVVAWDEELYKNTFLK, from the coding sequence ATGATTACAGTTTACGGAATAAAAACTTGTGGAAGTGTTAGAAATGCTTTGAAATTTTTCAAAGATAATAACATTGAAGTTGAATTTTTTGATTTCAAAAAAGAGACTCCAAGCGCAGAAAAAATCAAAGATTGGACTACAAAAACTGATATAAATATTCTTTTTAATAATAAAGGTACAAAATATAAAACCCTAAACCTAAAAGAGTTAAACCTTGATGCAAATGCAAAATATGAGTGGTTATGTAAAGAACCTCTTTTATTTAAAAGACCTGTTATTGAGTTTAATGATAAATTAGTTGTTGCTTGGGATGAAGAGCTTTATAAAAATACTTTTTTAAAATAG
- a CDS encoding COG3400 family protein has product MKKILIILDGIVAKKLMQRIIEANTGDNSYDVIYISDAILPVQKPSNFTFYKFDPTSKSKLSMVLDKNIHTEVLIALNSKDEMLNVIKNIREHTKNLQMTVLDYWGIKVNDPLVNIYRGIEVLANGMVEKLPNVPVLAQNIGLKQGEIMEIRIPFGSSYAYRYIGSIEQKQWRIFGLYRNQKMIDIKPSLVLKPNDVILVIGKPDVLMQVYNVIGKTQGQFPMPFGSNIYLYLDLYLENEESVKKTIEEAKYLNQKLKNSLLVVRVTRPTTVQIMDIIKGELKYFPTVILQIDYANKGFSKIIKDDYRKYNIGMIMLTQEIFKNKEEAKVVLELKIPILKLGKENLKSVKRTAIILNDIHSYEQISPIVFDISSQLKVKTKIFDLDPIGEKDGKSPLLDHFENLAKIFNQKLEIVTSSENPIRELKKQKNMLQILPLKEEMFKKRLSFKFFYTNSDFIAFDMNRFNQLLIPISEE; this is encoded by the coding sequence ATGAAAAAAATATTGATTATACTAGATGGTATTGTTGCAAAAAAATTAATGCAAAGAATTATTGAAGCTAATACAGGTGACAATAGTTATGATGTGATATATATAAGCGATGCAATTTTACCTGTACAAAAACCTTCAAACTTTACATTTTATAAGTTTGACCCAACATCAAAGTCAAAACTTTCAATGGTTTTAGATAAGAACATACATACTGAAGTTTTAATTGCATTAAATTCAAAAGATGAAATGTTAAATGTAATAAAAAATATTAGAGAACATACAAAAAATCTTCAAATGACGGTTCTTGATTATTGGGGAATAAAAGTAAATGATCCTTTAGTTAATATTTATAGGGGAATTGAAGTTTTAGCAAATGGAATGGTTGAAAAGCTTCCAAATGTTCCTGTTTTAGCTCAAAATATTGGGTTGAAACAAGGTGAAATTATGGAAATAAGAATTCCTTTTGGAAGTTCTTATGCTTATAGATATATTGGCTCAATTGAGCAAAAACAATGGAGAATTTTTGGACTTTATAGAAATCAAAAAATGATTGATATAAAACCTTCATTGGTTTTAAAGCCAAATGATGTGATTTTGGTTATTGGGAAACCTGATGTGTTGATGCAGGTTTACAATGTTATTGGAAAAACTCAAGGTCAATTTCCTATGCCTTTTGGAAGTAATATTTATCTTTATTTGGATTTATATTTAGAAAATGAGGAAAGTGTTAAAAAAACTATTGAAGAAGCAAAATATCTAAATCAAAAATTAAAAAATAGTTTATTGGTTGTAAGAGTTACAAGACCTACAACAGTTCAAATTATGGATATTATAAAAGGTGAATTGAAGTATTTCCCAACAGTTATTTTACAAATTGATTATGCAAATAAAGGTTTTTCAAAAATTATAAAAGATGATTATAGAAAATATAATATTGGTATGATTATGCTAACTCAAGAAATTTTTAAAAATAAAGAGGAAGCAAAAGTTGTATTAGAGTTGAAAATACCTATTTTAAAACTTGGAAAAGAGAATTTAAAATCAGTAAAAAGAACAGCTATAATTTTAAATGATATTCATTCTTATGAACAAATTTCACCGATTGTATTTGATATTTCAAGCCAATTAAAAGTAAAAACTAAAATTTTTGATTTAGACCCAATAGGTGAAAAAGATGGAAAATCTCCTTTATTAGATCACTTTGAAAATCTTGCAAAAATATTTAACCAGAAATTAGAAATAGTTACAAGTAGTGAAAATCCAATAAGAGAACTTAAAAAACAAAAAAATATGCTTCAGATTTTACCTTTAAAAGAAGAGATGTTTAAAAAAAGATTATCATTTAAATTTTTCTATACAAATAGCGATTTCATAGCTTTTGATATGAATAGATTTAATCAACTTCTAATCCCAATCTCTGAAGAATAA
- the gatC gene encoding Asp-tRNA(Asn)/Glu-tRNA(Gln) amidotransferase subunit GatC, translating to MTVDDNLIAKLAKLSSLEIDDSRKEKLKSELGDIINFVENLNEIDVSGIEATFSTIEGGTPLREDVSNQDLELSNHILKHAPKSEDGYFIVPKIIE from the coding sequence ATGACTGTTGATGATAACTTAATAGCAAAATTAGCAAAACTTTCAAGTTTAGAAATAGATGATTCAAGAAAAGAAAAATTAAAATCAGAATTAGGTGATATTATAAATTTTGTTGAAAATTTAAATGAAATAGATGTTTCAGGAATTGAAGCTACATTTAGTACAATTGAAGGTGGAACTCCTTTAAGAGAAGATGTTTCAAATCAAGATTTAGAGTTATCAAATCATATTTTAAAACATGCTCCAAAATCTGAAGATGGCTATTTTATAGTTCCAAAAATTATTGAGTAA
- the tgt gene encoding tRNA guanosine(34) transglycosylase Tgt translates to MEFKIDATSNGARACTIKTAHSTIQTPVFMPVGTQGTVKALDANDMLELGAKIILGNTYHLYLRPGSKLIKKFGGLHGFSKFPNSFLTDSGGFQAFSLSDNSKPDENGIMFKSHIDGSKHYFTPKSVLDTQYDLNSDIMMILDDLVALPNTQERIAKSIERTTKWAKEAIEYHMEQKSKGIGTHQNIFAIIQGGTDKNFRKLSAEQLCSLTDFDGFAIGGLSVGEPNADMYETVEWTTQFMPKEKPRYLMGVGTPEDLIENIERGVDMFDCVMPTRNARNGTLFTSFGRLNIKKAEFKEDENPIDSECECYTCKNFSRAYLNHLYRAGEITYFRLGSIHNIHYYLNLMKQARTAILNDNWVEFKKEFYAKRSK, encoded by the coding sequence ATGGAATTTAAAATTGACGCAACATCAAATGGTGCTAGAGCTTGTACAATCAAAACAGCTCATAGTACAATTCAAACTCCTGTTTTTATGCCTGTTGGTACACAAGGAACTGTAAAAGCTCTTGATGCAAATGACATGCTAGAACTTGGAGCAAAAATAATACTTGGAAATACTTATCATCTATATTTAAGACCAGGAAGTAAGCTAATCAAAAAATTTGGTGGACTTCATGGTTTTTCAAAATTTCCAAACTCATTTTTAACAGATTCAGGTGGTTTTCAAGCATTTTCACTGAGTGATAATAGTAAACCAGATGAAAATGGAATTATGTTTAAATCACATATTGATGGAAGTAAGCACTATTTTACTCCAAAAAGTGTACTTGATACTCAATATGATTTAAACTCTGATATTATGATGATTTTAGATGATTTAGTTGCTTTACCAAATACTCAAGAAAGAATTGCAAAATCAATTGAGCGAACAACAAAATGGGCAAAAGAAGCAATAGAATATCACATGGAACAAAAATCTAAAGGTATTGGAACACACCAGAATATTTTTGCAATTATTCAAGGTGGAACTGATAAAAACTTTAGAAAATTAAGTGCTGAACAGCTTTGTAGTCTAACAGATTTCGATGGTTTTGCAATTGGTGGATTAAGTGTTGGAGAACCAAATGCTGATATGTATGAAACTGTTGAGTGGACAACTCAATTTATGCCAAAAGAAAAACCCCGATATCTCATGGGAGTTGGAACACCTGAGGATTTAATAGAAAATATCGAACGTGGTGTTGATATGTTTGATTGTGTAATGCCAACAAGAAATGCGAGAAATGGTACACTTTTCACTAGTTTTGGAAGATTAAATATCAAAAAAGCAGAATTTAAAGAGGATGAAAATCCTATTGATAGTGAATGTGAATGTTATACTTGTAAGAACTTTTCAAGAGCTTATTTAAATCACCTTTATAGAGCAGGTGAGATTACATATTTCAGACTAGGTTCTATTCATAATATTCATTACTACTTAAATCTAATGAAACAAGCAAGAACTGCAATTTTAAATGATAATTGGGTTGAATTTAAAAAAGAGTTTTACGCTAAAAGAAGCAAATAA
- a CDS encoding DNA-processing protein DprA encodes MINKLDFKIDELTSMKKYPNEIFYIGNTELLKKRKVAIVGTRKPNLYSKEFTHKLASKLSNANICIVSGAAMGVDAIAHQGAKSNNTIAVVANGLDIKYPSVNKSLIIDIENNGLVLSAYKDKEKAKNYTFVLRNEIVVALGEVLIVTQADIDSGSLSSVDYAIKMGKKIYTIPHRINESLGTQKLLQKGLIEVIYDIDEFIEKLSGKKSIQMQDDEVLNYCSFNPLYEDAFAKYSNKIFEYELEGKIKIENGKVYIN; translated from the coding sequence ATGATTAACAAATTAGATTTTAAAATAGATGAATTAACATCAATGAAAAAATATCCCAATGAAATTTTTTATATTGGAAACACTGAACTTCTAAAAAAAAGAAAAGTCGCTATTGTAGGCACTAGAAAACCCAATTTATATTCTAAAGAGTTTACACATAAATTAGCCTCTAAATTATCAAATGCTAATATTTGTATAGTAAGTGGAGCTGCAATGGGTGTTGATGCAATTGCTCATCAAGGAGCAAAATCAAATAATACAATAGCTGTTGTTGCAAATGGTTTAGATATTAAGTATCCAAGTGTAAATAAAAGTTTGATTATTGATATAGAGAATAATGGTTTAGTATTATCTGCTTATAAAGATAAAGAAAAAGCCAAAAACTATACTTTTGTTTTAAGAAATGAGATAGTTGTTGCTTTAGGAGAAGTTTTGATTGTAACTCAAGCGGATATTGATTCAGGAAGTTTAAGTTCTGTTGATTATGCAATTAAAATGGGCAAAAAAATATATACTATTCCCCATAGAATAAATGAGAGTTTAGGTACACAAAAACTTTTACAAAAAGGTTTAATAGAAGTTATTTATGATATTGATGAATTTATAGAGAAATTAAGTGGAAAAAAGAGTATACAAATGCAAGATGATGAAGTTCTAAATTATTGCTCTTTTAATCCACTTTATGAAGATGCCTTTGCAAAATATTCAAATAAAATATTTGAATATGAGCTTGAAGGAAAAATAAAAATAGAAAATGGAAAAGTTTATATAAACTAA
- the murC gene encoding UDP-N-acetylmuramate--L-alanine ligase, producing the protein MKVHFIGIGGIGLSALARFLNFDGHEVCGSDMKSSLITKALEDEGIKVFTPQDAQNIKDDLDLVIYSAAVTDENPELIEARLKQIRTLSRKEALPIILGDKKNYCVAGAHGKSTTTAMLASILQSSALIGAISKDFGSNFRYVNDLIAFEADESDASFLLSNPYCAIVTNAEPEHMEYYHYDYDKFYESYEKFLSLAKKRVVNAEDKDIAKLKIEDAVYLYPSKDIKNLCYTLKDNQPCTRFDLKDLGTFEVWGFGFHMASNASLAILAAHNELDIETIRKNLLNYKGIKKRFDIVQANEKFVVIDDYAHHPTEIEATMKSVELYDNLTNLNKRIVLWQPHKYSRTADNLEGFKKCFRRCDELIILPIWTIPGEKKIDIDFQKEFASYNPIFADKIITTNGKIELIKDEKIIKTYDEGIFLGVGAGDITYQLRYK; encoded by the coding sequence TTGAAAGTACATTTTATAGGAATTGGTGGAATTGGTCTTTCTGCCTTAGCTAGATTTTTAAATTTTGATGGACATGAAGTTTGTGGTTCTGATATGAAAAGCTCTTTAATTACAAAAGCTTTAGAAGATGAAGGAATTAAAGTATTTACTCCTCAAGATGCACAAAATATAAAAGATGATTTAGATTTAGTTATTTATTCTGCTGCTGTAACTGATGAAAATCCTGAATTAATAGAAGCAAGACTTAAACAAATAAGAACACTTTCAAGAAAAGAAGCCTTACCAATTATTTTAGGTGATAAAAAAAATTATTGTGTAGCTGGAGCTCATGGAAAATCAACAACAACAGCAATGTTAGCTTCTATTTTACAAAGTAGTGCTTTAATTGGGGCAATTTCAAAGGATTTTGGTTCAAACTTTAGATATGTTAATGATTTAATAGCTTTTGAAGCAGATGAATCAGATGCTTCTTTTTTGCTTTCTAACCCTTACTGTGCAATAGTTACAAATGCTGAACCTGAGCATATGGAATATTATCACTATGATTATGATAAATTTTATGAATCATATGAAAAATTTTTAAGTCTGGCGAAAAAAAGAGTTGTAAATGCAGAAGATAAAGATATCGCGAAGCTGAAAATTGAAGATGCAGTTTATTTATATCCATCAAAAGATATCAAAAATCTTTGCTATACATTAAAAGATAATCAACCTTGTACTAGATTTGATTTAAAAGATTTAGGAACTTTTGAAGTTTGGGGATTTGGTTTTCATATGGCATCAAATGCTTCACTAGCAATACTTGCAGCTCATAATGAGTTGGATATTGAAACTATTAGAAAAAATCTTTTAAACTATAAAGGAATTAAAAAAAGATTTGATATTGTTCAAGCTAATGAAAAATTTGTAGTAATCGATGATTATGCTCACCATCCAACAGAGATTGAAGCAACTATGAAATCAGTTGAATTGTATGATAATCTTACAAATTTAAATAAAAGAATAGTTCTTTGGCAACCACATAAATATTCAAGAACAGCAGATAATCTTGAAGGTTTTAAAAAATGTTTTAGAAGATGTGATGAACTTATAATTTTACCTATTTGGACAATTCCAGGTGAGAAAAAAATAGATATAGATTTCCAAAAAGAGTTTGCTTCTTATAACCCAATTTTTGCTGATAAAATTATTACAACAAATGGAAAAATTGAACTTATAAAAGATGAAAAAATTATCAAAACTTATGATGAAGGGATATTTTTAGGTGTTGGTGCTGGAGATATAACTTATCAATTAAGATATAAATAA
- a CDS encoding transaldolase — protein sequence MGLKEDINYSLWCDFIERDFLETRFKEIIKKGIIQGATSNPAIFESSISNSVAYKQQLDMLQANNAKTIYEELALTDIKRAAFLLDGLHKKDADDGFISIEVDPLLCDDAAGTIEEGVRLYSLINADNVMIKVPATEAGYIAMRELTSKGINVNATLIFSPSQAIKCAQALDEGIKDSNKDIKAVISVFVSRLDRLTDADFVLKGLQPSKLGIINATKCYHEVLKFQNPNIRTLFASTGVKGNELSPSYYVDNLIYPNSVNTAPLATIEDWLKEGSKVETPLMSEADCDKYFELLKNKGIKMESVYDKLLVDGLDAFKVSFRDLLSKLVN from the coding sequence ATGGGATTAAAAGAAGATATTAACTACTCTTTATGGTGTGATTTTATTGAAAGAGATTTTTTAGAAACAAGATTTAAAGAGATTATTAAAAAAGGGATAATTCAAGGTGCTACTTCAAATCCAGCTATTTTTGAATCATCAATTAGTAATTCTGTTGCTTATAAACAACAACTTGATATGTTACAAGCAAATAATGCAAAAACTATTTATGAAGAATTAGCTTTAACAGATATAAAAAGAGCAGCTTTTTTACTAGATGGTTTACATAAAAAAGATGCTGATGATGGTTTTATCTCTATTGAAGTTGATCCATTATTATGCGATGATGCAGCTGGAACTATTGAAGAGGGAGTTAGACTTTATTCTTTAATAAATGCTGATAATGTAATGATAAAAGTTCCAGCAACTGAGGCGGGATATATTGCAATGAGAGAATTAACTTCAAAGGGAATAAATGTAAATGCAACTTTAATTTTTTCACCATCTCAAGCTATAAAATGTGCTCAAGCATTAGATGAAGGGATAAAAGATTCAAATAAAGATATTAAAGCTGTAATTTCTGTATTTGTTTCAAGACTTGATAGATTAACAGATGCTGATTTTGTGTTAAAAGGTTTACAGCCTTCAAAACTTGGAATTATAAATGCAACTAAATGTTATCATGAGGTATTAAAATTTCAAAATCCTAATATTAGAACATTATTTGCAAGTACAGGAGTTAAAGGAAATGAATTAAGTCCTAGTTATTATGTAGATAATTTAATTTATCCAAACTCAGTAAACACTGCACCACTTGCTACAATTGAAGATTGGTTAAAGGAAGGTTCTAAAGTTGAAACACCGTTGATGAGTGAAGCTGATTGCGATAAGTATTTTGAGCTTTTAAAAAATAAAGGAATCAAAATGGAATCAGTTTATGATAAACTACTTGTTGATGGTTTAGATGCATTTAAAGTTTCATTTAGAGATTTACTTTCTAAACTAGTAAATTAA